One region of Trichoderma breve strain T069 chromosome 7 map unlocalized scaffold00007, whole genome shotgun sequence genomic DNA includes:
- a CDS encoding binding domain of DNA repair protein ercc1 (rad10/Swi10) domain-containing protein gives MDDDYGADDALLEAMAAVESAHPARSSVKQPAPQPKPQVIQQKTLGSGILVSPRQRGNPLLTSIRSIPWEYSDIPADYVLGLTTCALFLSLKYHRLHPEYIYTRIRNLQGKYNLRILLTLVDIPNHEDSLRELSKTSVVNNVTVILCWSAAEAARYLELYKSYENANFSAIRGQQSSNYADKLVEFVTVPRSLNKSDAVALVANFGSLKNAINAEPEQLSMISGWGGAKVKRWTSAVEEPFRARKAAKRGFQSSSSAAAAGHAEKSGSGPPTKVTSHASSSKYGSPGGSAPGRQSGSTQPPAQFHFLDEDDDSDEEEAFATMSRGEEKAPSQPTNQPQEERQPNKESSQLSEGVAAALAKLRQNG, from the exons ATGGACGATGATTATGGCGCCGACGATGCCCTGCTAGAGGCAATGGCAGCTGTCGAGTCGGCCCATCCAGCACGCAGCTCCGTGAAGCAGCCCGCGCCTCAA CCAAAGCCCCAAGTCATCCAGCAAAAGACTCTCGGGTCTGGCATCCTGGTATCGCCTCGCCAACGTGGCAATCCTCTCTTGACCAGCATCCGATCGATACCGTGGGAATACAGTGACATACCGGCGGATTACGTCCTTGGATTAACGACGTGTGCACTCTTCTTGAG TCTCAAATaccaccgtcttcatccCGAGTACATCTACACTCGCATTCGTAATCTCCAGGGCAAATACAACCTCCGCATTCTCCTCACTCTCGTTGATATCCCAAACCACGAGGACTCTCTACGCGAACTATCAAAGACTTCAGTTGTCAACAATGTGACTGTTATACTGTGCTGGTCGGCAGCCGAAGCTGCTCGGTATCTTGAACTCTACAAGTCGTACGAAAACGCCAACTTTTCGGCCATCCGGGGACAGCAGTCGTCCAATTATGCGGACAAGCTGGTCGAATTTGTTACAGTACCAAGAAGTCTGAATAAGTCAGACGCCGTAGCTCTGGTTGCTAATTTTGGCAGCCTGAAGAATGCAATCAATGCAGAGCCAGAGCAATTGAGCATGATCAGCGGATGGGGTGGCGCCAAGGTAAAAAGATGGACGTCTGCCGTTGAAGAGCCATTTCGAGCAAGGAAAGCAGCCAAGAGAGGCttccagtcatcatcatcagcagctgctgcaggaC ACGCTGAAAAGTCCGGCTCTGGACCCCCAACCAAGGTGACATCAcacgcttcttcttctaaatATGGCTCGCCCGGTGGCAGCGCGCCAGGCCGTCAATCCGGAAGTACGCAGCCTCCCGCGCAGTTTCACTTCCtggacgaagatgatgattctgatgaagaggaggcaTTTGCTACGATGAGccggggagaagagaaggcgcCTTCTCAACCTACAAACCAGCCCCAGGAGGAGCGCCAACCCAACAAAGAAAGTAGCCAGCTTAGTGAAGgcgtagcagcagcattggcaaagCTGCGTCAAAACGGGTGA
- a CDS encoding NACHT domain-containing protein, whose translation MSFGLEIDFLAVAGLVKQIRKSFVGAPEQFKAISDDIRAFSIILHDIEVNCTELGPEQSQEYQSVVASCKRLLVQLKRTLEEYSGVAKGDKTGKRTAIKRVWNRLKWEPDDIRDIRSQISVKIDTLRSLNDQVTSHNIVKLIRHQENTEREATIKWISDINYIAQQNDIFLRCQTGSRKWLFESEIYLEWLRRKGSLLFCPGNAGTGKTFTTAMVVESLRLANDAETLTTYMYCSYQNHTQTIEKLLCSLLRVAFEEADYEADGAVSACKQLRLSNKSISRQHCLTLLQGLFSRFTRVNLIVDALDELPNEVRRPLIYDLLKLHEHPNVSLFVTSRGIPEIQHFFEDCENYTSLEVRSSDEDIRDFLRDNIFQLPNFVARSQKLQDEVIDSVTDASAGMFLLAELYLKSLANIILVGSLRTRLSNLATGSNTYDTLYEGSMLRIGFQGPELEHIAIQMLLVLTCARRPLSSQELSHALSIDESSEDFDEDMIPDMDDLVAACTGLVVLDDTSHIVHLVHKSASEYFERTRTRWFPSANEKMAFICLRYLQIAEKEPEETRGDKAPFFYYAKANWCYHSMENWQLFSSLSSK comes from the exons ATGAGTTTCGGCCTCGAGATTGACTTCTTAGCCGTGGCCGGGCTTGTAAAACAGATACGCAAGAGTTTTGTTGGCGCCCCGGAGCAGTTCAAGGCCATTTCTGATGATATTCGAGCATTTTCCATCATTTTGCATGACATCGAGGTCAACTGTACCGAACTTGGCCCGGAGCAGTCTCAAGAATACCAGAGCGTCGTTGCCAGCTGCAAGCGTCTACTTGTGCAGCTTAAAAGGACTTTGGAGGAATACTCCGGTGTTGCGAAAGGCGACAAAACTGGGAAAAGGACGGCCATCAAAAGAGTCTGGAACCGGCTCAAATGGGAACCCGACGACATCCGTGACATACGCAGCCAAATATCCGTCAAGATAGACACCTTGAGAAGCCTCAACGATCAAGTTACCAGCCACAACATCGTAAAGCTTATCCGTCACCAGGAAAATACGGAACGTGAAGCTACGATTAAATGGATCAGCGACATCAACTATATTGCGCAACAAAATGATATCTTTCTACGTTGCCAGACAGGCTCTCGAAAGTGGTTATTTGAATCCGAAATATACTTGGAATGGCTCAGGCGGAAAGGCAGCCTCCTCTTTTGCCCCGGAAACGCTGGCACAGGAAAGACCTTTACGACGGCGATGGTGGTCGAGAGTTTGCGGCTTGCGAATGATGCTGAAACTTTGACGACTTACATGTACTGCTCTTACCAGAATCACACCCAAACTATAGAGAAGCTGCTCTGCAGTCTTTTACGAGTTGCATTCGAAGAGGCAGATTACGAGGCAGATGGAGCTGTTTCCGCCTGCAAGCAGTTGCGGTTGTCTAACAAATCCATTTCTCGACAGCACTGCTTAACCCTACTCCAAGGCCTCTTTTCTAGATTTACGAGGGTCAATTTGATAGTGGATGCACTAGATGAACTTCCAAATGAAGTCCGACGACCGCTCATATACGACCTTCTTAAGCTCCATGAGCATCCCAACGTCAGCCTTTTTGTGACTTCACGTGGTATTCCCGAGATTCAACACTTCTTCGAGGACTGTGAAAACTATACCTCTCTGGAAGTGAGGTCAAGCGACGAGGATATCCGGGATTTCTTGCGAGACAACATTTTCCAACTACCGAATTTTGTTGCTCGGTCTCAGAAGCTGCAAGATGAAGTGATCGACTCGGTTACAGACGCAAGTGCCGGCAT GTTTCTACTTGCCGAGCTATACCTGAAATCTTTAGCCAACATAATACTAGTAGGCAGTCTTCGTACACGGCTTTCCAATTTGGCAACTGGTTCGAATACATACGATACTTTATATGAAGGTTCCATGCTCCGAATTGGATTTCAAGGGCCCGAATTGGAGCATATTGCTATACAGATGCTTCTGGTTCTAACATGCGCCAGGCGCCCTCTTTCATCCCAGGAGCTTAGCCATGCACTGTCTATTGACGAGAGCAGTGAGGATTTTGATGAAGACATGATTCCAGACATGGATGATCTGGTCGCCGCGTGTACCGGACTCGTTGTATTAGATGACACGAGCCACATCGTGCATCTGGTGCACAAATCAGCCTCAGAATATTTCGAGCGCACAAGAACCCGCTGGTTTCCAAGTGCGAATGAGAAAATGGCATTTATATGCCTTCGATACCTTCAAATTGCTGAAAAAGAGCCAGAAGAAACCAGAGGAGACAAGGCCCCCTTCTTCTACTATGCCAAGGCAAATTGGTGTTACCACTCTATGGAGA ACTGGCAGTTATTCAGCTCTCTATCCAGCAAATGA